A genomic stretch from Roseofilum casamattae BLCC-M143 includes:
- a CDS encoding MotA/TolQ/ExbB proton channel family protein, which translates to MTIAEILEKGGLTIGPLLFLSVLALSTIIERLWFWWTVLTKEKELIEQILEAAREDWSTAPEIARRASDQPVGRFLYAPLRLRTPEPEVFRLALEASADDEIAAMRRGDKVLEAVIALSPMLGLLGTVLGLINSLGSISIGELATASTRGVTLGIGEALISTAVGLVIAIAAVAFYRIFQGLIFMQVKLFRRAGSELELLYRQYWADVEEQYAPSQKKQPGVVKADGSDAP; encoded by the coding sequence ATGACCATTGCAGAGATTCTAGAGAAAGGAGGGTTAACCATCGGCCCGTTGCTGTTTTTATCGGTGCTTGCCCTAAGTACGATTATCGAACGGCTCTGGTTCTGGTGGACCGTGCTCACTAAGGAAAAAGAACTGATCGAGCAAATTTTGGAAGCGGCGCGGGAAGATTGGAGCACGGCCCCAGAAATTGCTCGGCGAGCCAGCGACCAACCGGTGGGTCGCTTTCTCTATGCTCCGTTGCGCTTGCGCACGCCAGAACCGGAGGTATTTCGCCTGGCTTTAGAAGCCTCTGCTGATGACGAGATTGCGGCAATGCGTCGCGGAGATAAGGTGCTGGAAGCGGTGATTGCTTTGTCGCCAATGCTGGGGTTGTTAGGGACGGTATTGGGACTGATTAATTCCTTAGGGTCGATTAGTATTGGCGAGTTAGCGACGGCTTCAACTCGCGGCGTCACGTTGGGTATTGGTGAAGCGCTGATTAGTACGGCGGTGGGTTTGGTGATTGCGATCGCCGCTGTGGCCTTTTATCGCATTTTTCAAGGATTGATTTTTATGCAAGTGAAGCTCTTCCGGCGCGCGGGAAGCGAGCTAGAGTTGTTGTACCGTCAATATTGGGCGGATGTTGAGGAGCAGTACGCGCCGTCTCAGAAAAAACAACCTGGCGTTGTGAAAGCTGATGGTTCTGATGCACCGTAA